The following coding sequences lie in one Apium graveolens cultivar Ventura chromosome 1, ASM990537v1, whole genome shotgun sequence genomic window:
- the LOC141723955 gene encoding uncharacterized protein At5g19025-like, with protein MVKLINIPGIVTVNLLLRLDRLKCGKSECRGYKNDDEFTYKIQTEKCLKEVTSKEVMQVDKLPLYEEFYADLSSEDFITEFKKVAPLNGRAVVLFKATCGCPYAKIEAWSSEDSRRRHATASIEARIKSGEDAVCYICKKNYANISEIKQLPCSHFFHEECIDNAVKIDGLPLCPLCDEWDESWDESWIEGWDKNQEDDFVMV; from the exons ATGGTAAAACTTATCAACATTCCGGGGATTGTTACAGTTAATTTGTTACTAAGGCTTGATCGGTTAAAGTGCGGGAAATCAGAGTGCAGGGGCTATAAGAATGATGATGAGTTTACTTATAAGATTCAGACAGAGAAGTGTTTGAAAGAGGTAACCAGTAAGGAGGTGATGCAAGTTGATAAGTTGCCGTTGTATGAAGAATTTTATGCAGATTTATCATCAGAGGATTTCATAACCGAGTTCAAGAAGGTAGCGCCGCTGAATGGGAGAGCCGTGGTGCTGTTTAAGGCCACCTGTGGGTGTCCCTATGCCAAGATCGAGGCATGGAGTTCTGAAGATAGTAGGAGGAGGCATGCAACTGCAA GTATAGAGGCACGCATCAAATCAGGAGAAGATGCG GTCTGCTACATATGCAAGAAAAACTATGCAAACATTTCTGAGATCAAGCAGTTGCCATGTTCTCACTTTTTCCACGAAGAATGCATCGACAACGCGGTGAAGATCGATGGCCTGCCCCTGTGTCCGTTGTGTGATGAATGGGATGAGAGCTGGGATGAAAGCTGGATAGAGGGCTGGGATAAAAACCAGGAGGATGATTTTGTAATGGTGTGA
- the LOC141677290 gene encoding uncharacterized protein LOC141677290 — MECNRDEAARAKDIAERKLIKEDFAGAKKFALKAHNLYPCMDGISQLLATINVYLFSEKKVNGEADWYGVLGVNPRDNEDAVRKQYRKLVLMLHPDKNKSQGADGAFVLVSQAWDVLSDKTKRSAYDKKILQHQFGGSGTPPAHNNFCNSKNGSNMKVPKDNSVPVDLHKQKPVSTDPPSSGTEKPHKRASSRKEKPSTRKTASSEKQPTVPPLRKHASSSKEKPDNVPPPHKHEPSVVFPSSNIPKPEKASVSSHKGTTPSVPSPHKHKPSRVPDSSCEKPAVTPPPSHKERPQTVHPTDKYNSSTVHASSHKQETSTIHASSHKQKVPMASVSAHKEKIPVVPPSKKPKPTNIPASCHKQKTPNGPVSHEGKPRVVPVTSPKRKRVPGNPDQPKEPKESAEFLWRCNGCKMQIENPRTNIKQSTICPKCFKLVYKVKKAS; from the coding sequence ATGGAGTGCAATAGAGATGAAGCTGCAAGGGCAAAAGATATTGCTGAGAGGAAGTTGATTAAAGAAGATTTCGCAGGGGCAAAAAAATTTGCTTTAAAGGCCCATAATTTGTATCCTTGTATGGATGGTATTTCCCAATTGTTGGCAACAATTAATGTCTATCTTTTTTCGGAGAAGAAAGTAAACGGGGAGGCAGATTGGTATGGGGTACTTGGTGTGAATCCACGAGATAATGAAGATGCTGTAAGAAAACAGTACAGGAAGTTGGTTCTCATGCTTCATCCTGATAAAAACAAATCACAAGGAGCTGATGGGGCATTTGTTCTTGTTTCACAAGCTTGGGATGTGTTGTCTGATAAAACCAAAAGATCAGCATATGACAAGAAGATCCTTCAACATCAATTTGGTGGTTCAGGGACACCACCAGCACACAATAATTTTTGCAATTCAAAGAATGGTTCAAATATGAAAGTTCCCAAGGATAATAGCGTTCCTGTGGATTTGCATAAACAGAAACCAGTTTCTACTGATCCTCCTTCATCTGGTACGGAGAAACCCCATAAACGTGCGTCATCTCGTAAAGAGAAACCATCGACTCGTAAAACTGCTTCATCAGAAAAGCAGCCAACTGTCCCTCCACTTCGTAAACATGCTTCATCCAGTAAAGAGAAGCCAGATAATGTTCCTCCACCTCATAAACATGAACCAAGTGTAGTTTTCCCTTCATCTAATATACCAAAACCAGAAAAAGCTTCTGTTTCATCTCATAAAGGGACTACGCCATCTGTTCCTTCGCCTCATAAACACAAACCAAGTAGAGTTCCTGATTCATCTTGCGAAAAACCAGCTGTTACTCCTCCTCCATCTCATAAAGAGAGGCCACAAACTGTTCATCCAACTGATAAATATAACTCAAGCACAGTTCATGCTTCGTCCCATAAACAAGAAACAAGTACAATACATGCTTCTTCTCATAAGCAGAAAGTACCTATGGCCTCAGTTTCAGCTCATAAAGAGAAAATTCCGGTTGTTCCTCCATCTAAGAAACCTAAGCCAACTAATATTCCTGCTTCATGTCATAAACAGAAGACACCTAATGGTCCTGTTTCTCATGAAGGGAAACCACGTGTGGTTCCTGTTACATCTCCAAAAAGGAAACGGGTGCCTGGTAATCCTGATCAACCTAAAGAGCCAAAAGAAAGTGCAGAATTTCTGTGGAGATGCAATGGATGCAAGATGCAAATTGAGAATCCAAGAACAAATATCAAACAAAGTACGATCTGCCCCAAGTGCTTTAAACTAGTCTACAAAGTGAAAAAAGCTTCTTGA
- the LOC141715122 gene encoding uncharacterized protein LOC141715122, which produces MASPSSYSTVAAGSTSIPAITALDVNHPYFLHASDNPGMVLTTVILTEQNYSQWRRSMEIALSSKLNLGFVDETYVRPAVNSMLLIYWIRCNNMVTSWILNSVSLDIRQSVVYMKTTHAIWEDLKVRYDHTNVPKLFNLRKELSHLTQGMMSIAAYFTKFRTIHDELECLSAKPRCTCTTCTCTINSKLEAYDQTVQLTQFLMGLNEHFTGVRGQILIMNPLPSLSQCYSILLQEENQREYTGNVSLNKDNIAMSIRQNTSGKSYQTKTSQKSVDTSVVVCEYCHMTGHIKEKYFCLHGYPPWHRLHGKPKPRPKSHKSTVAAHVSDNMAPSVSSEAASSNSGSLNLTDGQCK; this is translated from the coding sequence ATGGCATCTCCAAGCTCTTACTCAACTGTTGCTGCTGGTTCCACATCAATACCTGCAATTACTGCTTTGGATGTGAATCATCCGTACTTTCTTCATGCCTCTGATAATCCAGGCATGGTGCTTACAACAGTGATTCTCACTGAACAAAATTATAGTCAGTGGCGTCGATCAATGGAGATTGCTCTCTCTTCAAAGTTGAATCTAGGTTTCGTTGACGAAACATATGTTAGACCTGCTGTGAACTCAATGCTTCTGATTTACTGGATACGTTGCAATAATATGGTAACTTCATGGATTCTTAACTCTGTTTCACTTGATATTCGCCAAAGTGTTGTGTATATGAAAACTACTCATGCAATCTGGGAGGATTTGAAAGTTCGATATGATCATACTAATGTTCCTAAGCTGTTTAATTTGCGTAAAGAATTGTCACATCTTACTCAAGGAATGATGTCAATTGCTGCTTATTTTACTAAATTTAGGACAATTCATGATGAATTGGAATGTCTATCTGCTAAACCTAGATGTACTTGCACTACTTGCACTTGCACAATCAACTCAAAACTTGAAGCTTATGATCAAACTGTGCAATTGACACAATTTCTGATGGGGTTAAATGAGCACTTTACTGGTGTGCGAGGTCAAATTCTGATTATGAATCCTCTGCCCTCACTAAGTCAATGTTATTCCATTCTTCTTCAAGAAGAAAATCAGAGAGAATATACTGGTAATGTATCTCTCAACAAGGACAACATAGCAATGTCAATTAGGCAAAATACTTCTGGAAAATCATATCAGACCAAGACAAGTCAGAAATCTGTTGATACTAGTGTTGTTGTCTGTGAGTATTGCCATATGACTGGTCATATAAAGGAAAAATATTTTTGTCTTCATGGTTATCCTCCATGGCACCGTTTACATGGCAAGCCAAAGCCAAGGCCAAAATCTCACAAGTCTACTGTTGCTGCTCATGTCTCTGACAATATGGCTCCATCTGTTAGCTCTGAGGCTGCTTCCTCTAATTCTGGATCTCTTAACTTGACTGATGGTCAGTGTAAATAG
- the LOC141715114 gene encoding uncharacterized protein LOC141715114 — MTQFSLQDPPQETSFSFYINKYLGDLEQVFKANVEEIAGLYEEDHADEKKDNFQSIKFEQGHGGSSGNSPVHRVFQTRTPQSHQVDEPKKMDIKTESTRRELAKDPKRKASRSNDPGWKYAFYPMPEVNKDVVKCILCGNSNHGGINRFKQHLIGGYPDIVKCPKTTKDITKEINDFVQNKKKRSKKNVQNFEEDSDDDDVQEIPSTAASNTLPSSKSTAGSKGKAAAQPSNSKKPPLGSSKSVAYMLMKTPEQVVEDRHRKGASQTTLENRLRTPEEKERVHMHIANFFYECGIPFNAVNSRSYEVMVESIGQYGPGLKPPTYHELRVPLLKKAKDETEKLKEKHEKAWKRYGCTLMSDGWTDRRGRSLINFLVNSPEGTFFLGSVNASSESHDAQMLANLLESKIKEIGEKNVVQVVTDNGANYKLAGQILEIRMPTLFWTPCAAHCVDLMLEDIGKIPAFKKTINQARRCTTFIYRHGRVLDAMREKTNGRDLIRTGATRFATAFLTLDSLQKKQEPLRFLFCGSDWTMSKLSKSENGRKVFDTVLSSVFWSNVGDCVDASLPLLQVLRIADGDERPALAEIAAAIDYAKAEVKKKFGGGKMAIRNKVVKIIDDRWNIQMGKPLHGASLFLNPGRYFDLLENDPDYASRLREDFNDVLEKMVKDRDTRNKISDYADAYKNTREGFTREMTIEHRKSKSPLDWWDAYGGRAIELQVFARRIVGLCASSSGCEHTYKEEE, encoded by the exons atgacG CAATTCTCATTACAAGATCCTCCTCAAGAGACTTCATTCTCTTTTTACATAAACAAATACCTTGGTGATTTGGAACAAG TATTCAAGGCCAACGTGGAGGAAATTGCTGGACTTTATGAGGAAGATCATGCAGATGAAAAGAAAGATAATTTTCAATCCATCAAATTTGAGCAAGGACATGGTGGTTCTTCTGGCAACAGTCCTGTGCATAGAGTTTTCCAAACTCGAACTCCTCAGTCTCACCAAGTTGACGAGCCA AAAAAAATGGATATCAAAACTGAAAGTACGCGGAGGGAATTGGCTAAAGATCCTAAAAGAAAAGCTAGTCGATCAAATGATCCCGGATGGAAGTATGCTTTTTATCCTATGCCGGAAGTTAACAAAGATGTTGTTAAGTGTATTCTTTGCGGGAATTCAAATCATGGGGGAATTAATCGGTTTAAACAACACTTGATTGGTGGTTATCCGGATATTGTTAAATGTCCCAAAACAACCAAAGATATTACAAAAGAAATAAACGACTTTGTTCAAAATAAGAAGAAGAGGAGTAAGAAAAATGTGCAGAATTTTGAAGAGGACAGCGACGATGATGATGTTCAGGAAATTCCATCAACCGCAGCATCAAATACCTTACCAAGTTCAAAATCTACTGCTGGAAGTAAAGGGAAGGCTGCTGCCCAGCCATCTAACTCCAAAAAGCCGCCGTTAGGGAGCAGCAAGTCAGTAGCTTATATGTTAATGAAGACCCCAGAACAGGTTGTGGAAGATAGGCATAGAAAAGGGGCAAGTCAAACCACTTTGGAGAACCGCCTAAGAACTCCGGAAGAGAAAGAAAGGGTCCATATGCATATTGCAAATTTTTTCTATGAATGTGGGATTCCTTTCAATGCGGTGAACTCTAGGAGTTATGAGGTGATGGTTGAGTCCATAGGCCAATATGGCCCGGGTTTAAAGCCTCCAACATATCATGAATTGAGGGTTCCTCTACTTAAAAAGGCGAAGGACGAAACTGAAAAATTGAAAGAAAAGCATGAAAAGGCTTGGAAGAGGTATGGTTGTACTCTTATGTCCGATGGGTGGACCGATAGGCGAGGAAGAAGTCTCATAAACTTCCTTGTGAATAGTCCCGAAGGTACTTTCTTTTTGGGTTCGGTTAATGCTTCAAGTGAATCACATGATGCACAAATGTTGGCAAACTTGCTTGAAAGTAAGATAAAGGAAATTGGTGAGAAAAATGTTGTGCAAGTTGTGACGGACAATGGGGCGAACTACAAGCTAGCCGGTCAGATCTTGGAAATAAGGATGCCTACTTTATTTTGGACTCCATGTGCTGCACATTGTGTTGATTTGATGTTGGAGGACATTGGCAAAATTCCAGCATTTAAGAAGACAATCAACCAGGCAAGAAGATGCACTACATTTATCTATAGGCATGGGCGTGTTCTTGATGCTATGAGGGAGAAGACTAATGGGAGGGACCTAATCAGGACTGGAGCTACGAGGTTTGCCACTGCTTTTCTTACATTGGATAGTTTGCAAAAAAAACAGGAACCATTGCGTTTCTTGTTTTGTGGGTCGGATTGGACCATGTCAAAGTTATCAAAATCAGAAAATGGAAGGAAAGTTTTTGACACTGTTCTCTCGTCCGTCTTTTGGAGTAATGTTGGAGATTGTGTAGATGCATCATTGCCACTTCTTCAAGTGTTGCGCATTGCGGATGGTGATGAAAGGCCTGCTTTGGCTGAAATTGCAGCTGCTATTGATTATGCAAAAGCCGAAGtcaagaagaaatttggaggTGGAAAAATGGCAATCAGGAACAAAGTGGTGAAAATCATTGATGATCGTTGGAATATTCAAATGGGAAAACCATTACATGGAGCTTCTTTGTTTCTTAATCCCGGGAGATACTTTGATCTTCTTGAAAACGATCCCGACTATGCCTCACGACTTAGAGAAGATTTCAACGATGTGCTTGAGAAGATGGTCAAGGATAGGGATACAAGGAACAAAATAAGTGATTATGCGGATGCCTACAAAAATACTCGGGAAGGCTTTACAAGGGAAATGACAATTGAGCATAGAAAGTCAAAAAGTCCTC TTGATTGGTGGGATGCATATGGAGGCCGTGCGATTGAGCTTCAAGTATTTGCTAGGCGTATTGTTGGTTTATGTGCATCATCTTCCGGTTGTGAAC ATACATACAAAGAAGAGGAATAG